From the genome of Amyelois transitella isolate CPQ chromosome 22, ilAmyTran1.1, whole genome shotgun sequence:
AGTGTTTACCTTTcactaaattaattatatcttcAGCCTTTACGTCACTCCCTGGTTGAGGTACAACAACCGCTATAGGCAAATCCCCAAACTCTGGATCTGGTCTGCTAGTCACCACCACGTCAAGAATTCCTGGATGTGTGTGTATCACTTCCTCCAATTCCATAGGGGATATCTGAAAGAAATAAGTACAAATGGAAATAGACATATTTATTCACATcgatatgtttgtttgtttgtttgtaaactctttattgcacataaaaatatcgatatgTATGTGGATtgagtattttttctttgtccACTGACGTATATTTATCGGAAAGATATAAGTTTTAACGAAATTTTCCTACCGTTAAACGCTATCTCAACCACTATATATGGATTGCAAATTATAGACAGTTATCGTAGAGATTAAgacaaataagaaaataatccggatgttgtatttatttatatacaaccATTATCGCAGTCCTTAGTCTGAAACCTTTAACACACTTAAAAGCAAAACATAGTAACCTGATCATAGTGACAAGTGAACATACCTGATAACTTAGATATTTTAGCAAAAACTTCTGTCTGTCgctaaagaaataattatcattttcgTCTCTGTACAGAATATCGCCAGTTTTGAGCCAACCGTCTTCCGATAATGATTTTGCTGTTTCTTCTGGGTTATTGTAATATCCCTGTGAAATTATTAGTGTTATAATAATTCACTGACAATTACCGGTCAATAATTTTAGGTTAAGTTCTACATTAAACATTCTTTAAGAGGATCACTGACAAACAATACATTTGTGTGATAGACTATTTCGAAAAATTTTGTGATGGAAAGGAAAAGAATAAGAATGATAGATTTTGATTCATCTACAAAAATACCAGCCGAAATCAAAAGAGAAAATAAGGAATGAAGGTTACTACACAGCGTCAGCTATAAgtagtacatatgtatacgtaaaagagtaactcaagactattgaatttattaagtaGTTAATTAACCTTGAATATAGTTGGACCTTTCACCCACAACTCTCCCGGAACATTGGGCTTTTCAATATCTTCATACGTTTCAgtatttattaactaaaatagaaaaaacattagtgaaataaaatataatgaaaaacttaagtaaataattaaaggtaATTTACTAAGTAtctaaaatttattctataatttaaatgaGTAAATACTAGCAGTGCGCCGCGAATTGAGACCGTgcaaatgaattaaattaaaaaaaattgtgaatacttatctcaaaaaatattatttcaattttgatgCCGAACGAATTTGAAAAGTCtattaacaaacacacacattttaaatttcatcaaaatcagaccatCAGTTCGAGaattatcgcgttacaaatatgcataataggtatatacaaagaaatattttcgcCCCAAGTTCATTGGTAGCAAGAAGTCACATACGTCTCGAAAGATAAAGACAAttgaaataagattttatgGGTTACAATAAGGGAATACTATTTTTAGGAAATTTATTATacggtttttattattagcaaATTTACTACGGGTTTCGTACTCACTCTATATTCAAAGCAAGGAGTCGGCTTACCAACACTCCCCAAAGGAGTTTCTACAAAACCAAAACATATAGTAGCCATTTCGGTTGAACCATAAACAACGGTTACTATAGTGCGGGGTGtaattttctgaaaaataagaaatcaataataaaacacCATCAAGCTGCCTGCTTGTTGCAAGCGTAAATCTTCACTGTGTTTTCCCTCGCCAAAAGACCTTTAGTCATGAAGATGCTAACCTTGatctgttttattaattcctTTGAAACAGCACTTCCCCCTAAATACAATATATCGAAACAAGATAGATCCTTGGGGTCGTTTTGAGTTGATTTCAATAAGGTAGTCATCAAATTTGGACTGGCCATCATCAGGGTAGGCTGAAATAGGAGAGTTATATTCAATTTCGCAGGCTAATTGAACCGATTGAACAAAGTGAAAGTGAAACACAGtcttaaaagtaaatattctagttaaaatacataggtactacGGTTAAAACTGGATCTTTGAGATACCCCGCGCCAACGCAAAACAGAGAGTAACATTTTTCACTTTTTGCCTTGTATATGTTTTGATGGAATCCCTCTCGGTTGCATCGTCCAAATGCATGTCCAAATCCATCCACATGCTGTTGAAATTTTCTTATCCCATAAATAATCACTTCGTATACGAGTAGATTGTAATGCACCATATAGacatcggaataatataacaCTAAgtgtaatgttttaatttctgtGGGTATTATGTTAGTGCAATAGTCCCTTACCTTATACGTTCTCAACAAATGGTAGAAATGTTCCTGTGTCAGTTGCGCTGAGGTACACAACCTCGGGATCTTCAGAATTGGGGTCATGACGTGCATTAGAGTTGCAGACTGCCATTGCAATGGTGCAAGGTTTAAGTACAACTTCGTGCTTTCGGGAAATTTCGTAAAATTGGCCCTGAGacaacaagaaaaataaaaaaaattacttatgtcAATATGGCTTCCATAGTAAGGGTTTGACTCACGGTcacaaaattactaaaaacgAAAAAACCGAATTTGTAACTTAGgcgaatatttttaaatgtatttaattaggtattggGTATGTATTTGGAAATAGTGGTACATtacattgattattttatataatgtaagtTGTCGTAAGTTGCACACATATCATCAATATTTACCACGCCAATCGCCCTCCTATTGACAGATTCTTGTGAGTGATTGCAGCTAACTTGGGTAATCCTGTCGTGCCGCTAGTTGAAAGCAAATACAGAGTTGTATCTGCTGGGTCGAAATCTGTTAccctgtaaaattaaatattcagatTATAATGTTTTACAAATTGCCTATAAATAATCCTACGAGGGCCTTGCATTCAGTTCAGGCTAGAAAATTGGTAGGTAAAAATCATGAGTGGTAATCATAGTATTACAATTTCAAACTCAAATGTTTGTTAAATCTTTAACtacaaatatacttacttgaaACCGTCTACAGGTTCCTCTCCCccatatttttgtaagaatTCTGCAAAACATGTGTAAGTGTCCCCATTATCGAACGTGATAATTTGCGAGTTCAACTTCTCATTGCTCAATGCTTGCTTTATTTCACTAGATTTGTCGTTTTGGCAGAAAATTATCTTTGGCTGGGTTGTTTTGAACACATTAGAGAGTTCCCCTGAAACAGAGTGCAAAAGTTCTTTCAAGAAACTTGGATGGTCACTCATGAAAACATGCTGCGATGGATGTGTCTCGACACATCCAGCAAATCGCATAAGGAACTCCCGTATTTGCGGCAGCCTTTATGTCGGTGACATAGCAGATAAAATGCAAGAGCGTTGCCTGCGCTGGTGCGGCCGTATCTTGTGGAACCTGCCTGTAGATCCTTGTAAACTATCTGCGAAACAAATGTCTGGCCATACCGCCCTCCGCCGGGCCTTGGTTAAAGACCGCAAAATTTTTGGCTTGACGTCACGAAAGATAAGCGTGCCAATGGTCTTAGAACTGAAGACGAGGTAGACCTGAATAAgtagaaagagagagaagtAAAAAGGCGGATCCCAAGCCTCGAAGCTTAATGGCAGGCGATGCAACTGGAAACACGCCATGACGAGAGAGTCAATTATGAGAAGAAAGAAGCCTTCTTAAGTTcttatatgtaaatttaaatgcaTGGAATAGGTTATATAATAACCTATATCATCTGCTTGGCAACCGGTACTTATCTATTTTTTCGCCACTTCCATCAAACaagtgcaataaaaatattatgttcttACGAATATTCTTATCACTCGATTAAACCATGTGATCAAACCTAATACTTACATGAGCAATAACTATGAAGTAACTAGGATGTCTACTTACTACTTAACTCAtatgacaaatattttattacacactAATCATGTTGATGGAAAAGGGTTTTCTTGTCAataatctatctatctttaggacatataataaaatagtaaaaatattttgtctgtacattttgtatttttgactgaaatgaatagagacttagaatgaataatagaaagcaaaaaatttattttttaattttttgtctgtctgtctcaaattcaaattcaaaatttttattcattattataggatactatatatcgcttaataattgtcaaaacgtatggtttaacaacattggttgacgtcaaataaattacttaaaaactaagtttactgccgcttccaaggcgtcagtgcagaagaagcggtaacaaactgtacTTATGATCACgtttatctc
Proteins encoded in this window:
- the LOC106130008 gene encoding luciferin 4-monooxygenase, with the translated sequence MNKPNFRFHASDSVHWYWDELTSKIVAESGVPTDNHHLGKILLRVLKDNPDSISQIDGATGQHYTYREVLDKTVKCARAFTKLGIRRGDVVLILAPNHLDSTTPFYACFYIGAIVSGIDRTLQTRELSNVFKTTQPKIIFCQNDKSSEIKQALSNEKLNSQIITFDNGDTYTCFAEFLQKYGGEEPVDGFKVTDFDPADTTLYLLSTSGTTGLPKLAAITHKNLSIGGRLAWANFTKFPESTKLYLNLAPLQWQSATLMHVMTPILKIPRLCTSAQLTQEHFYHLLRTYKPTLMMASPNLMTTLLKSTQNDPKDLSCFDILYLGGSAVSKELIKQIKKITPRTIVTVVYGSTEMATICFGFVETPLGSVGKPTPCFEYRLINTETYEDIEKPNVPGELWVKGPTIFKGYYNNPEETAKSLSEDGWLKTGDILYRDENDNYFFSDRQKFLLKYLSYQISPMELEEVIHTHPGILDVVVTSRPDPEFGDLPIAVVVPQPGSDVKAEDIINLVKDNLSDAKQLRGGVLFLKEMPLLPSGKIDRRKLKDLVN